A genomic window from Neorhodopirellula lusitana includes:
- a CDS encoding ion transporter: MPTLKEIVERSNTPIGRIFDLTIQLLIVLSLIAFSIETLPNLPQRWVRCLQIFEILTVAVFTTEYVVRLFVADHKLTFATSFFGVVDLLAILPFYLSFGIDLRSIRAFRLLRLFRMFKLARYNQAIQRFHRAFLIAREELLLFLFVTMILLYLAAIGIYHFEHDAQPDVFASVFHSLWWAVVTLTTVGYGDVYPITIGGRIFTFFILLIGLGVVSVPAGLVASALSTAREMETE, encoded by the coding sequence GTGCCGACACTGAAGGAAATCGTTGAACGCTCCAACACACCTATCGGTCGCATTTTCGATCTAACAATCCAGCTTCTGATCGTGCTGTCGCTGATCGCTTTTAGCATTGAGACGTTGCCCAACCTTCCGCAACGGTGGGTTCGGTGCCTCCAAATCTTTGAAATACTAACTGTCGCAGTTTTTACCACAGAGTACGTTGTTCGTCTGTTTGTCGCCGACCACAAGCTCACCTTTGCAACCAGTTTTTTCGGGGTTGTCGACCTGCTCGCCATCCTGCCGTTTTACCTGTCATTCGGTATCGACCTTCGTTCGATACGAGCATTTCGCTTACTGCGTCTATTCCGCATGTTTAAACTGGCTCGGTATAATCAGGCCATCCAGCGATTTCATCGAGCCTTTCTGATCGCACGCGAGGAACTGCTCTTGTTCCTCTTTGTTACCATGATCTTGCTGTACTTGGCAGCGATTGGGATCTATCACTTTGAGCATGACGCTCAACCTGATGTATTCGCGTCTGTATTCCATAGCCTTTGGTGGGCGGTCGTTACGCTAACGACCGTTGGATACGGAGACGTTTACCCGATTACCATCGGAGGTCGGATCTTCACGTTTTTCATTCTATTGATTGGTCTCGGTGTTGTGTCTGTTCCCGCGGGACTCGTCGCCTCTGCGCTCTCCACCGCCCGTGAAATGGAGACCGAATAA
- a CDS encoding ATP-grasp domain-containing protein: MTHTTWVLESGVFPRSHASLREAVVAAGHRLLEWDDAWWSDGIPANIGDTHTLFHGSLGNAARIHDELNWTPGSFCNASAFRCSAWYDSVREWLLHTDWRFLPANELVDSAAEVAASLGCTNRIFVRPDSPLKPFSGRVLDVASLSLAALDHGFYFDDEALPVVAAPIRTMGCEWRFVVVDKVVVAGSAYDAATRTATSDRSNSDAWAYAQTIADVIPPPADVYILDVCECDGELRLIELNPFGGADLYACDGFAIVRAVSQFASDT, translated from the coding sequence ATGACACACACAACATGGGTGCTCGAATCGGGCGTCTTCCCTCGTTCGCACGCGTCTCTTCGCGAGGCGGTGGTGGCCGCCGGTCATCGTCTGTTGGAATGGGACGATGCTTGGTGGTCAGATGGCATTCCAGCGAACATCGGTGACACTCATACGCTCTTCCATGGCTCCCTTGGCAACGCTGCACGCATTCACGACGAACTCAACTGGACCCCCGGTTCGTTTTGCAACGCATCCGCGTTTCGCTGTTCCGCTTGGTACGACTCGGTCCGGGAATGGCTACTGCATACGGATTGGCGATTCCTGCCCGCGAACGAACTGGTTGACTCCGCTGCGGAGGTCGCCGCGTCACTCGGTTGCACCAATCGAATTTTCGTTCGGCCCGATAGCCCGCTGAAACCTTTCAGCGGCCGTGTGCTCGACGTCGCCTCTTTGTCACTGGCGGCACTGGACCACGGTTTCTACTTTGATGACGAAGCCCTTCCGGTTGTCGCTGCGCCGATTCGCACCATGGGTTGCGAATGGCGGTTCGTCGTCGTTGATAAGGTCGTTGTCGCGGGCTCCGCCTATGACGCTGCAACCCGCACGGCGACTTCGGATCGATCGAATAGTGACGCTTGGGCTTATGCGCAAACGATAGCCGACGTGATTCCGCCGCCCGCTGATGTGTATATTCTGGACGTTTGCGAATGCGATGGTGAACTGCGACTTATTGAACTGAATCCCTTCGGCGGGGCCGACCTCTACGCCTGCGATGGCTTCGCCATTGTTCGTGCCGTGTCGCAATTCGCCTCGGATACCTGA